Proteins co-encoded in one Opitutus terrae PB90-1 genomic window:
- a CDS encoding endo-1,4-beta-xylanase codes for MSSRLLLFVSLVATVLAPLSAQTSLPAGEPLLGSPGLAAFGLQTMPNAVDAVSVQKVPAAAAPGFTEAWRIQTLRDVNPSFAIQLRAPSSRALKRGDIGFIRFFARTVETADESGTARISVSVRHATRREMGSIDESFNPPREWTEYLLPFRSARDYPANEAVVALSFGFKRQVIELGGLEAVFYGTSVALKDLPRTRFTYAGREPDAAWRKAALARIEQIRKGDIAVRVVDAAGKPIPHATVRLEQTRSAFQFGTAIPFARLVNDTPDNKIYREKVLELFNAASPENDLKWGGWLGEFEYGTYSQAQALGGLRWLREHNIPARGHVLVWPGWNNLPKHIRALKGTPQQSEIPALVREHITEIGTATRDWLVEFDVLNEPYTNHDLMDLFGPEIMVDWFKTARAAMPKIALYFNDFSNHDATTDREHVQHFEDTTRFLLGHGAPVDGLGLQAHIGGRPNAPENVLAVLDRYWNAFKLPVRFTEFDIRTSDEELQADYTRDFFILAFSHPSVVGIQLWGFWEKSHWIPVAAMYRDDWSEKPNAAVYKSLVLDQWRTRSNGTTAADGTLKTRGFFGDYVVHVDVGGRQVEKTFTLAAGQPGKVELQLP; via the coding sequence ATGAGCTCACGTCTGTTGCTGTTTGTTTCGCTCGTCGCCACCGTGCTCGCTCCCTTGAGCGCGCAGACTTCCTTGCCCGCCGGCGAACCGCTGCTCGGGTCGCCGGGACTCGCGGCGTTTGGGCTCCAGACCATGCCCAACGCCGTCGACGCGGTGAGCGTGCAGAAAGTGCCCGCGGCCGCCGCGCCGGGCTTCACCGAAGCCTGGCGCATCCAGACCCTGCGCGACGTGAACCCGTCGTTCGCGATTCAGCTTCGCGCCCCGAGCTCGCGCGCGCTCAAGCGCGGTGACATCGGGTTCATCCGCTTCTTTGCTCGCACCGTGGAAACAGCCGACGAAAGCGGCACGGCGCGGATCAGCGTCAGCGTGCGTCACGCGACGCGCCGGGAGATGGGCTCCATTGACGAGAGCTTCAACCCGCCGCGCGAATGGACCGAATACCTGCTGCCGTTCCGCAGCGCTCGCGACTACCCCGCCAACGAAGCTGTCGTCGCGCTCAGCTTCGGGTTCAAGCGTCAGGTGATCGAACTCGGCGGGCTCGAGGCCGTCTTCTACGGCACGAGCGTGGCGCTAAAGGACCTGCCGCGCACGCGCTTCACCTACGCCGGTCGCGAGCCCGATGCCGCCTGGCGCAAGGCCGCGCTCGCGCGGATCGAGCAGATTCGCAAGGGCGACATCGCCGTCCGCGTCGTCGACGCCGCGGGGAAGCCAATTCCCCACGCCACCGTTCGGCTCGAGCAAACCCGCAGCGCCTTTCAATTCGGCACCGCCATCCCGTTCGCCCGGCTCGTCAACGACACGCCCGACAACAAGATCTATCGCGAAAAAGTCCTCGAGCTGTTCAACGCCGCCAGCCCCGAGAACGACCTGAAATGGGGCGGCTGGCTTGGCGAGTTCGAATATGGCACCTACAGCCAGGCGCAGGCGCTGGGCGGACTGCGCTGGCTGCGTGAACACAACATTCCCGCCCGTGGACACGTGCTCGTCTGGCCGGGTTGGAACAACCTGCCCAAGCACATCCGCGCACTCAAAGGCACGCCGCAGCAGAGCGAGATCCCCGCGCTCGTCCGGGAACACATCACGGAGATCGGCACCGCGACCCGTGACTGGCTCGTCGAGTTCGATGTTCTGAACGAGCCGTACACCAACCACGATCTGATGGATCTCTTCGGCCCGGAAATCATGGTCGACTGGTTCAAGACGGCCCGCGCCGCGATGCCGAAGATCGCGCTCTACTTCAACGATTTTAGCAACCACGACGCGACGACCGACCGCGAGCACGTGCAGCATTTCGAGGACACCACGCGGTTCCTGCTCGGACACGGCGCCCCGGTCGACGGCCTCGGGCTGCAGGCGCACATCGGCGGCAGGCCCAACGCACCGGAAAACGTCCTGGCCGTGCTCGACCGCTATTGGAACGCGTTCAAGCTGCCTGTGCGGTTCACCGAATTCGACATCCGCACGAGCGACGAGGAACTGCAGGCCGACTACACGCGCGACTTCTTCATTCTCGCGTTCAGTCATCCCTCCGTCGTCGGCATCCAGCTTTGGGGATTCTGGGAGAAGTCGCACTGGATTCCCGTCGCGGCGATGTATCGCGACGACTGGTCGGAGAAACCAAACGCCGCCGTCTACAAGTCGCTCGTCCTCGATCAGTGGCGCACGCGCTCCAACGGCACCACCGCAGCCGATGGCACGCTGAAGACGCGCGGGTTCTTCGGCGACTACGTCGTCCATGTCGACGTCGGCGGTCGCCAGGTTGAGAAGACGTTCACGCTCGCCGCCGGACAACCGGGCAAAGTCGAGCTCCAGCTTCCCTGA